Proteins co-encoded in one Streptomyces sp. NBC_01571 genomic window:
- a CDS encoding helix-turn-helix domain-containing protein: MSALGAHDAGPGQKVDDGMARVFQLFGKRWTGLIVAVLLPHPVRFADLRRAIPGISERMLSDRLTELGAAGLVVREVDEGPPLRVSYGLTEAGAALEPALKELGNWAEKHLRAQEVIRAGQYAPGSQKSLSLEIPQW, translated from the coding sequence ATGTCAGCGCTGGGAGCACACGACGCAGGGCCGGGCCAGAAGGTCGACGACGGTATGGCCCGGGTCTTCCAGCTGTTCGGAAAGCGCTGGACGGGCCTGATCGTGGCCGTGCTGCTGCCGCATCCCGTCCGCTTCGCCGACCTGCGCCGGGCGATCCCCGGCATCAGCGAACGGATGCTCTCCGACCGCCTCACGGAACTCGGCGCCGCGGGACTCGTCGTGCGCGAGGTCGACGAAGGACCACCGCTGCGGGTCTCGTACGGTCTGACGGAGGCCGGCGCCGCGCTGGAGCCCGCGCTGAAGGAACTGGGCAACTGGGCGGAGAAGCATCTCCGAGCTCAAGAAGTGATCCGGGCTGGGCAATATGCTCCGGGGAGCCAGAAGAGCCTCTCGCTCGAAATCCCGCAGTGGTGA
- a CDS encoding zinc-binding dehydrogenase, with product MRAITYGRHGEAGQVLRLSEQPAPAAPAAGQVRVRVLSRPIHPGDLAGVEGPAGGPRQRFATPRIPGVEGMGVIETVGEGVQDLRPGRRVAFFPVPGAWSELVTAPADLVVPVPDDLSDETAALMLVNPLTLLSLLRAVEDAQHGQPGPVVQTAAGSSVGKLVSAAALKHGIPLVNLVRSATGAQTLRQRFPGLPTISTDDADWRTQVQDATGGRGVQVVLDAVGGSLTGDLAGLLADGGTLITYGGLGSGSTPLESLALTPRALTVRGTSVFHWMAARTPEERAEDVAFAARLATTAPELFEVAAGYDLADFAKAIDHVRRPGKSGTVLLTSPTP from the coding sequence ATGCGCGCCATCACCTACGGCCGGCACGGAGAAGCCGGGCAGGTACTGCGCCTGAGCGAGCAGCCGGCCCCTGCTGCGCCCGCGGCCGGGCAGGTGCGGGTGCGGGTGCTGTCCCGGCCGATCCACCCCGGCGACCTGGCGGGAGTGGAGGGCCCTGCGGGTGGGCCGCGGCAGCGGTTCGCCACGCCACGGATTCCCGGCGTGGAGGGAATGGGCGTCATCGAGACCGTCGGCGAGGGCGTGCAGGACCTGCGGCCCGGTCGGCGGGTGGCGTTCTTCCCGGTGCCGGGCGCGTGGAGCGAACTCGTCACGGCGCCGGCCGATCTTGTGGTGCCGGTGCCCGACGACCTCAGCGACGAGACCGCAGCTTTGATGCTGGTCAACCCGCTGACCCTGCTCTCCTTGCTGCGGGCGGTCGAGGACGCCCAGCACGGCCAGCCCGGTCCGGTGGTGCAGACGGCCGCCGGTTCGTCGGTGGGAAAGCTGGTCAGCGCCGCCGCACTCAAGCACGGCATCCCGCTGGTCAACCTGGTACGCAGCGCCACCGGGGCGCAGACCCTGCGGCAGCGCTTCCCCGGTCTGCCGACCATCTCGACGGACGACGCGGACTGGCGCACTCAGGTCCAGGACGCGACCGGCGGCCGGGGCGTCCAGGTCGTACTGGACGCGGTGGGCGGATCCCTGACCGGTGACCTGGCCGGACTGCTCGCCGACGGCGGCACGCTGATCACCTACGGAGGGCTCGGTTCCGGCAGCACGCCGCTGGAGTCGCTCGCGCTGACCCCGCGGGCCCTGACCGTGCGGGGCACGTCCGTCTTCCACTGGATGGCCGCCCGCACGCCTGAGGAACGGGCCGAGGACGTCGCCTTCGCCGCCCGTCTGGCCACGACCGCCCCGGAACTCTTCGAGGTCGCCGCCGGCTACGACCTCGCCGACTTCGCGAAGGCCATCGACCATGTCCGCCGCCCCGGCAAGAGCGGAACCGTCCTGCTCACCAGCCCCACACCCTGA
- a CDS encoding TetR/AcrR family transcriptional regulator, with protein MSHHHAPSLSEPPAKPLRRDAQRNRDAIVAAARTAFSEQGLGASLEGVAREAGVAIGTLYRHFPTRLALVEALFNAKYTELLATAEEAAAMDDAWEGFCRYMEKLCQLQACDRAFNDLVSARLPLHAAGREMHERAKELCTQIMRGAQEQGALRDDVTAQDIAFVIWSQAGIIQATRTVAPRAWRRHLYLMLDGFRAQGAHELPEPPLTSEQADQTLTALECNEEDCREQRP; from the coding sequence ATGAGCCACCACCACGCCCCGTCCCTGAGCGAGCCCCCGGCCAAACCTCTGCGCCGTGACGCACAGCGCAACAGGGACGCGATCGTGGCCGCCGCCCGCACGGCCTTCTCCGAGCAGGGCCTCGGGGCGTCCCTGGAGGGCGTCGCCCGCGAGGCCGGCGTCGCGATCGGCACGCTCTACCGCCACTTCCCCACCCGCCTCGCCCTGGTCGAGGCGCTTTTCAACGCGAAGTACACGGAACTGCTCGCCACCGCGGAAGAGGCCGCGGCCATGGACGACGCCTGGGAGGGGTTCTGCCGCTACATGGAGAAACTCTGCCAGCTGCAGGCCTGCGACCGCGCCTTCAACGACCTGGTCTCGGCACGACTGCCCCTTCACGCGGCCGGCCGCGAGATGCACGAACGCGCCAAGGAACTCTGCACCCAGATCATGCGCGGCGCCCAAGAACAGGGCGCCCTGCGCGACGACGTCACCGCTCAGGACATCGCCTTCGTGATCTGGTCCCAGGCCGGGATCATCCAGGCCACCCGCACCGTCGCGCCCCGGGCCTGGCGCCGCCACCTCTACCTGATGCTCGACGGCTTCCGCGCCCAGGGCGCCCACGAACTGCCAGAGCCTCCTCTGACCAGCGAGCAGGCCGACCAGACCCTCACCGCCCTCGAGTGCAACGAAGAGGACTGCCGCGAGCAGCGGCCCTGA
- a CDS encoding helix-turn-helix domain-containing protein, whose product MSALTGSLTDRDSWSEHRCSAARALEVLGTPSNLFVLREAFYGTTYFNDFVRHTPLSAPATAKRLRELVEVGLLRRTPYQAPGQRTRDRYELTEPGQELLIAYFALMEWGDRHATQGTEGGPVRLRHRDCDAPVHVELSCSDGHTLAPSELEVVPAPGLSRTEAAD is encoded by the coding sequence ATGTCGGCACTCACTGGCTCGCTGACCGACCGGGACAGCTGGAGCGAACACCGCTGCTCAGCGGCTCGGGCTCTGGAAGTACTGGGGACGCCCTCGAATCTGTTCGTGCTGCGCGAGGCCTTCTACGGCACGACCTACTTCAACGACTTCGTCCGCCACACCCCGCTGAGCGCACCCGCCACGGCCAAGCGTCTACGAGAACTCGTCGAGGTCGGACTTCTGCGGCGGACCCCCTACCAGGCGCCCGGACAGCGAACACGCGACCGCTACGAACTGACCGAACCCGGCCAGGAGCTCCTGATCGCCTACTTCGCGCTGATGGAGTGGGGCGACCGCCACGCCACCCAGGGAACGGAAGGCGGTCCGGTTCGCTTGCGGCACCGAGACTGCGATGCTCCCGTGCACGTGGAACTCTCCTGCTCCGACGGCCACACGCTCGCCCCCAGCGAACTCGAGGTCGTTCCAGCCCCGGGACTGTCGCGGACTGAGGCGGCAGACTGA
- a CDS encoding YceI family protein: MIRRFLGRPMTANGQNSISGLSVPSGAGLLACRVLDSATQPVRHAEFTVSDRNGHKIVGGETDPFGMILAMVPVGEYRLAVSSESFSPYRGNESVVEEGKCTGVKDILLQAAPLTPLPTPGEWEIERAHTRISFAARHIGLGRVFGHFDNFSGAIRVGESMEETAMHVVIDAASIDTNVRMRDEHLRSADFLDVDQYPTMEFYSDRFVHRGGNNWAITGGLTLHGVTRTVTLDATYGGLRVGMEGETRAAIRATTELHREDYTINWQSMLARGIAVVGSNINIELHVQIVPRGTELEFK; this comes from the coding sequence ATGATCCGTCGTTTTCTTGGCCGCCCGATGACCGCGAACGGGCAAAACTCTATATCTGGACTTTCCGTGCCGTCCGGTGCAGGTCTTCTCGCGTGCCGCGTTCTCGATTCTGCGACCCAGCCGGTCAGGCACGCCGAATTCACTGTGAGCGACAGAAACGGTCATAAGATTGTGGGCGGGGAGACTGACCCCTTCGGCATGATCTTGGCGATGGTTCCCGTTGGGGAATACCGGCTCGCTGTCTCGTCAGAAAGTTTCAGCCCGTACCGGGGAAACGAGTCTGTCGTGGAAGAGGGAAAGTGCACCGGGGTGAAAGATATTCTGCTCCAGGCGGCACCGTTGACCCCTTTGCCAACCCCCGGCGAATGGGAAATCGAACGAGCTCATACCCGAATTTCCTTCGCAGCTCGGCACATCGGACTGGGCCGCGTCTTTGGCCATTTCGACAACTTCTCCGGGGCGATTCGGGTCGGAGAGTCGATGGAGGAGACGGCAATGCATGTCGTTATCGACGCCGCCTCGATCGACACCAATGTAAGGATGCGTGACGAGCATCTGCGGTCCGCGGATTTCCTCGACGTGGACCAGTACCCGACCATGGAGTTCTACAGCGACCGTTTCGTTCATCGCGGCGGAAACAACTGGGCGATCACCGGCGGACTCACGCTGCACGGAGTCACGCGCACGGTAACCCTCGACGCTACATACGGCGGTCTGCGCGTCGGTATGGAAGGTGAGACCCGTGCGGCAATCCGGGCCACCACCGAGCTGCACCGCGAGGACTACACCATCAACTGGCAGTCGATGCTGGCCCGCGGCATCGCAGTCGTAGGCTCCAACATCAATATTGAACTCCACGTCCAGATCGTCCCCAGGGGCACCGAGCTGGAATTCAAGTGA
- a CDS encoding epoxide hydrolase family protein, which translates to MSENLRLQSRRMFLTTSAAAMTAAATGVFGPYSDEYSGKPVAVSERESIRPFRVNIPEQDLVELRRRIIATRWPDRETVHDQSQGVPLATMKELSHYWGTSYNWRKIEEKLNSLPQFKTEIDGLDIHFIHVRSRHANALPMILTHGWPGSILEFLKVIDPLSKPTAHGGRAEDAFHLVIPSMPGYGFSERPTTTGWGPDRIARAWAVLMERLGYGHYVSQGGDWGAVISDKMAVQRPAGLLGIHVNFPATVPADIAKKLACGDPVPAGLNADEKAAYEKLATFYKSGSGYSAMMVTRPQTEGYGLTDSPVGLAAWMYDKFAAWTYSDGDPERVLTKDEMLDDITLYWVTNTAVSSSRLYWENNANNFNAVSVSIPAAITVFPGEIYQAPRSWASRSYHNLFYFNEASRGGHFAAWEVPDIFTNELRAAFGVLRDSRGTAGK; encoded by the coding sequence ATGTCCGAAAATCTCCGGCTGCAGTCCCGGCGTATGTTTCTCACCACCTCAGCCGCCGCGATGACGGCGGCGGCAACCGGTGTTTTCGGTCCGTACTCCGATGAGTACTCCGGGAAGCCCGTGGCGGTGAGCGAGAGGGAGAGCATCCGCCCCTTCCGCGTGAACATACCGGAGCAGGACCTTGTCGAGCTGCGCCGGCGCATCATCGCGACACGGTGGCCTGACCGGGAGACGGTCCACGATCAGTCCCAGGGCGTCCCGTTGGCGACCATGAAAGAACTCTCCCACTACTGGGGGACGAGCTACAACTGGCGGAAGATCGAGGAGAAGCTGAACTCCTTGCCGCAGTTCAAAACCGAGATCGACGGACTCGATATTCATTTCATCCATGTCCGCTCCCGCCATGCGAACGCCCTGCCGATGATTCTGACCCATGGCTGGCCGGGCTCGATCCTGGAATTCCTCAAGGTGATCGATCCGCTCAGCAAGCCCACGGCCCACGGGGGACGCGCGGAGGACGCCTTTCATCTCGTCATACCGTCCATGCCCGGGTACGGCTTCTCCGAGAGACCGACGACCACCGGCTGGGGCCCCGACCGTATCGCCCGTGCCTGGGCCGTGCTGATGGAGCGCCTCGGATACGGGCACTACGTCTCCCAGGGCGGCGACTGGGGAGCTGTGATCTCGGACAAGATGGCGGTACAGCGACCCGCGGGACTCCTTGGAATCCACGTCAACTTCCCGGCCACCGTCCCTGCCGATATCGCGAAGAAGCTCGCCTGCGGTGACCCTGTCCCGGCGGGACTGAACGCCGACGAGAAGGCCGCGTACGAAAAGCTCGCCACCTTCTACAAGTCGGGCTCGGGTTACTCCGCGATGATGGTCACCCGTCCCCAGACCGAAGGCTATGGACTGACGGACTCACCCGTCGGACTGGCCGCATGGATGTACGACAAGTTCGCCGCATGGACCTACAGCGACGGCGATCCCGAACGGGTGCTCACCAAGGACGAGATGCTCGACGACATCACGCTCTACTGGGTCACGAACACCGCCGTGTCATCCTCGCGTCTCTACTGGGAGAACAACGCCAACAACTTCAACGCCGTGTCGGTCTCCATCCCGGCCGCCATCACGGTGTTCCCCGGTGAGATCTACCAGGCGCCGCGGAGTTGGGCCTCACGCAGCTACCACAATCTCTTCTACTTCAACGAAGCCAGCAGGGGCGGCCACTTCGCGGCCTGGGAAGTTCCCGACATCTTCACCAATGAACTCAGGGCCGCGTTCGGGGTTCTGCGCGACTCTCGGGGAACCGCGGGCAAATAG
- a CDS encoding alkene reductase — MTTTQPLLQPVRLGALELANSVVMAPMTRARAQNAELAPTDLHATYYAQRAGAGLIVTEGTWVNAEGVGFIHVPGIYTDTQTAGWVKVTEAVHEAGGRIVSQLGHLGAASHPDHLGGRLPAGPSAINPGEKSFTPSGPKDTVTPRAYTAAEIAATIADYRQAAENARRAGFDGVEIHAQQSQLIPQFLNPRLNQRTDAYGGSSEKRAQFLLDILDAVSDVWGSDRVSVKMSPTWDNGGTFTADEETLADYDQLFKKLNDSNLAYLHLLGTPGTIEERVALFSRYRAHYQGNIVANLGFTQALGNEILDHGIVNAVSFAEPFIANPDLVERFTQGHPLADGNRDTYYAGQAEGYTDYPAFTAN, encoded by the coding sequence ATGACCACCACCCAGCCCCTGCTGCAGCCCGTCCGCCTCGGCGCCCTGGAGCTCGCCAACAGCGTCGTCATGGCCCCCATGACCCGCGCCCGCGCCCAGAACGCCGAGCTGGCCCCCACCGACCTGCACGCGACCTACTACGCGCAGCGCGCCGGCGCCGGCCTGATCGTCACCGAGGGAACCTGGGTCAACGCCGAGGGGGTCGGTTTCATCCACGTGCCCGGCATCTACACCGACACGCAGACCGCCGGCTGGGTGAAGGTCACCGAAGCCGTCCACGAGGCCGGCGGGCGGATCGTCTCCCAGCTCGGCCACCTCGGCGCGGCTTCCCACCCCGACCACCTCGGCGGCCGCCTGCCCGCCGGACCCTCGGCCATCAACCCCGGCGAGAAGTCCTTCACCCCCTCCGGCCCCAAGGACACCGTCACCCCGCGCGCCTACACCGCCGCCGAGATCGCCGCCACCATCGCCGACTACCGCCAAGCCGCCGAGAACGCCCGCCGCGCCGGCTTCGACGGCGTGGAAATCCACGCCCAGCAGTCCCAGCTGATCCCGCAGTTCCTCAACCCCCGTCTCAACCAGCGCACCGACGCCTACGGAGGCAGCAGCGAGAAGCGGGCCCAGTTCCTCCTCGACATCCTCGACGCCGTCAGCGACGTGTGGGGCAGCGACCGCGTCAGCGTGAAGATGTCCCCGACCTGGGACAACGGAGGCACGTTCACCGCGGACGAGGAGACACTCGCCGACTACGACCAGCTGTTCAAGAAGCTCAACGACAGCAACCTGGCCTACCTGCACCTCCTGGGCACACCCGGCACCATCGAGGAGCGCGTCGCCCTCTTCTCCCGCTACCGCGCCCACTACCAGGGCAACATCGTCGCCAACCTCGGCTTCACCCAGGCCCTCGGCAACGAGATCCTCGACCACGGAATCGTCAACGCGGTCTCCTTCGCCGAACCCTTCATCGCCAACCCCGACCTGGTCGAGCGCTTCACGCAGGGCCACCCGCTGGCCGACGGCAACAGGGACACCTACTACGCCGGTCAGGCCGAGGGCTACACCGACTACCCCGCCTTCACCGCCAACTGA
- a CDS encoding alpha/beta fold hydrolase → MLPTYHRTSIVQGQRVFYREAGPAEAPVVLLLHGFPTSSHMFRHLIPALADRYHVIAPDHIGFGQSAMPEADEFEYTFDNLAEITGGLLDSLGISRFSIYVHDYGAPIGWRLALDPSYDVTAIISQSGNAYMDGFVQPFWEDLFAYATAPGADTEPGARAKFSAETTRWQYENGASDRSLVSPDTWLHDQTLLDRPGNDEVQLALFRDYPTNIDGYPQLQEYFRTRQVPLLAVWGAGDEIFGPDGARAFTRDLPDSEVHLLPAGHFALETHLDAISGYIRGFLGRVLD, encoded by the coding sequence ATGCTCCCTACCTACCACCGCACGTCAATCGTCCAGGGGCAACGAGTCTTCTACCGCGAGGCAGGTCCGGCGGAGGCGCCGGTCGTTCTGCTCCTCCACGGATTTCCTACCAGCTCCCACATGTTCCGGCACCTCATCCCGGCCCTCGCCGACCGCTACCACGTGATCGCGCCCGACCACATTGGGTTCGGTCAGTCCGCAATGCCGGAAGCCGACGAGTTCGAATACACCTTTGATAATCTCGCGGAAATTACCGGCGGATTGCTCGACAGCCTAGGCATCAGCCGTTTCTCAATTTACGTACATGATTACGGTGCCCCTATCGGATGGCGGCTTGCTCTCGATCCTTCGTACGACGTGACCGCGATCATCTCGCAGAGCGGCAACGCCTACATGGATGGATTCGTCCAGCCTTTCTGGGAGGACCTGTTCGCGTATGCCACGGCCCCGGGAGCAGATACCGAACCGGGAGCGCGGGCCAAGTTCAGCGCCGAGACAACCCGTTGGCAGTACGAGAACGGCGCCTCCGACAGGAGCCTCGTCAGCCCGGACACCTGGCTGCACGATCAGACTCTGCTGGACCGGCCCGGCAACGATGAGGTGCAGCTGGCGCTCTTCCGCGACTACCCGACCAACATCGACGGCTACCCTCAGCTCCAGGAATATTTCCGCACCCGTCAGGTCCCGCTGCTGGCGGTCTGGGGTGCGGGAGACGAGATCTTCGGACCGGACGGGGCCCGGGCTTTCACCCGCGATCTGCCGGACTCGGAAGTTCACTTGCTGCCGGCTGGGCACTTCGCCCTGGAGACGCACCTCGACGCCATCAGCGGCTACATTCGCGGGTTCCTCGGCCGCGTCCTGGACTGA
- a CDS encoding TIGR00730 family Rossman fold protein translates to MRRLAVFLAASNGHDPAHAALAASVGAELARQGIGLVYGGGRRGLMGVVADSALKAGGEVIGVMPRSMVEREWAHEGVTELLMCDSMHERKALMAERADAFVALPGGLGTLEEIFEVWSWRQLGFHAKPIGFLDAGGFWTPLLGALRGIADSGFLPASTLDDLAVAPDLPGLLEALQERLRCIPQPAHGENLR, encoded by the coding sequence ATGCGCCGTCTCGCCGTCTTTCTCGCCGCGTCCAACGGACACGATCCGGCGCACGCCGCGCTGGCCGCCAGCGTTGGCGCAGAGCTGGCCCGGCAAGGAATCGGTCTCGTCTACGGCGGTGGCCGCCGGGGCCTGATGGGCGTGGTGGCGGACAGCGCGCTGAAGGCGGGTGGTGAGGTCATCGGTGTCATGCCGCGCAGCATGGTCGAACGGGAGTGGGCGCACGAAGGGGTGACGGAGCTGCTCATGTGCGACTCGATGCACGAGCGCAAGGCGCTCATGGCTGAGCGTGCCGACGCCTTTGTCGCCCTGCCCGGCGGCCTCGGCACCCTGGAAGAGATCTTCGAGGTGTGGTCCTGGCGTCAGCTCGGATTCCACGCCAAGCCCATCGGCTTCCTTGACGCCGGGGGCTTCTGGACGCCGCTGCTCGGCGCCCTGCGCGGCATCGCTGACTCTGGCTTCCTCCCCGCATCCACTCTCGACGACCTCGCCGTTGCCCCCGATCTGCCCGGTTTGCTGGAGGCGCTGCAGGAGCGGCTCCGCTGCATCCCGCAGCCCGCGCACGGAGAGAATCTGCGGTAA
- a CDS encoding TetR/AcrR family transcriptional regulator, whose amino-acid sequence MPRITKQDKARNRQNILEAASRMFRSQGIDTVGIADLMKEAGLTHGGFYNHFASKNDLAVEVCGAAYAASLEALARTIEDGPDQAGSPLERVVAGYLSTAHRDAPDGGCPSASLVTDAGRHGEAVQSAYAEGVEGYLNRFAAEFLREADEKGHELDPADARHKAIRLLSEMVGALMLARAVHHVEPELSDEILQTGRSHTLD is encoded by the coding sequence ATGCCGCGGATCACCAAGCAGGACAAGGCCCGCAACCGGCAGAACATCCTCGAAGCGGCGAGCCGCATGTTCCGCTCGCAGGGCATCGACACGGTTGGCATCGCCGATTTGATGAAGGAAGCCGGACTCACCCACGGCGGCTTCTACAACCACTTCGCCTCCAAGAACGACCTGGCCGTGGAGGTGTGCGGTGCCGCCTACGCCGCCTCGCTCGAGGCCCTGGCCCGGACGATCGAGGACGGTCCGGACCAGGCCGGCTCTCCGCTGGAACGGGTCGTGGCCGGGTACCTGTCCACCGCGCACCGTGACGCCCCGGACGGCGGCTGTCCCTCCGCCTCCCTGGTCACCGACGCCGGACGGCACGGCGAAGCCGTGCAGAGCGCGTACGCCGAAGGCGTCGAGGGCTACCTCAACCGCTTCGCCGCCGAGTTCCTGCGCGAAGCCGACGAGAAGGGCCACGAACTCGACCCGGCCGACGCCCGCCACAAGGCCATCCGCCTGCTCAGCGAAATGGTCGGCGCGCTGATGCTCGCCCGCGCCGTACACCACGTCGAACCCGAGCTCTCCGACGAGATCCTGCAGACCGGCCGCAGCCACACCCTCGACTGA
- a CDS encoding Glu/Leu/Phe/Val dehydrogenase dimerization domain-containing protein codes for MPSRTLETTLDHEGFLVRQGHRSGLPVIIAIHSTRLGPAVGGMRIARYDSPADALVDCLRLSRGMTYKAAAVRNGTGGGKTVVPLLPGGPQRLDGQLREALLLDVAELVHDLNGAYYVAPDVGTGSADIQLMRRRTPYVGGYSATADGLGATTFGTAAGVEHAMNATAAHLWGTPHLRGRDVVVIGFGGVGHELTKRLLAQGAHVRATDVDAGRRSAVEASGAQWVELDGAHTLQTDILAPCALGGAFTSELVGSLRCRAIVGSANNQLAHDAVAEDLAKARITWAPDFVANAGGVMYASGLELHQLTPAQSLQRLASIEEATARILEDSANEATTPLAVAYRLAEDVLTAAGAHRPNGNTPSTT; via the coding sequence ATGCCGTCACGCACCCTGGAGACCACGCTTGACCATGAGGGGTTCCTGGTCCGGCAAGGACACCGCTCCGGCCTGCCAGTGATCATCGCCATTCACTCCACTCGCCTCGGCCCTGCCGTCGGTGGCATGCGGATCGCTCGATACGACTCCCCGGCCGACGCGCTGGTGGACTGTCTCCGACTGAGCCGCGGGATGACCTACAAGGCTGCCGCCGTCCGCAATGGCACGGGCGGAGGAAAGACTGTCGTCCCGCTCCTGCCCGGGGGCCCTCAGCGCCTGGACGGCCAACTGCGGGAAGCCCTGCTGCTCGATGTCGCCGAACTGGTCCACGATCTGAACGGCGCCTACTACGTGGCCCCCGATGTCGGCACCGGCTCCGCCGACATCCAGCTCATGCGCCGCCGCACCCCCTATGTGGGCGGCTATTCCGCCACAGCCGATGGCCTCGGGGCCACTACCTTCGGGACTGCCGCCGGCGTCGAGCATGCGATGAACGCAACCGCCGCGCATCTGTGGGGAACACCGCATCTGCGGGGACGTGACGTGGTGGTGATCGGATTCGGTGGCGTCGGGCATGAGCTCACCAAGCGCCTGCTCGCACAAGGCGCTCATGTGCGGGCGACCGACGTCGACGCCGGGCGGCGCTCGGCCGTCGAGGCGTCCGGAGCGCAGTGGGTAGAACTGGACGGCGCCCACACCCTTCAGACCGACATTCTGGCGCCCTGTGCCCTGGGCGGCGCTTTCACCTCCGAGCTCGTCGGCTCACTGCGCTGCCGGGCGATCGTCGGCTCGGCCAACAACCAGCTGGCCCACGACGCCGTGGCAGAGGACCTGGCCAAGGCACGGATCACCTGGGCACCGGACTTCGTGGCAAACGCCGGCGGGGTCATGTATGCGTCCGGCCTTGAGCTTCACCAACTGACGCCGGCTCAGTCCCTGCAGCGGCTCGCCTCCATCGAGGAAGCCACCGCACGGATACTGGAGGACAGTGCGAATGAGGCAACAACACCCCTGGCCGTCGCCTACCGTCTCGCCGAAGACGTCCTGACCGCCGCAGGAGCCCACCGACCGAACGGAAACACCCCCAGTACCACTTGA
- a CDS encoding phosphatidylserine/phosphatidylglycerophosphate/cardiolipin synthase family protein, which produces MTSTQERPELASPDVDRSTSATVEERTSRIRRRLERLIGIAATEGNALTVLRNGDEIFPAMLAGIRSAEHTVDMMTFVYWTGDIAREFARALAERARAGVRVRLLLDGFGSRLIEKELLREMERSGVQVAWFRRPLALSPLKQNHRCHRKVLVVDEQTAFTGGVGIAEEWCGDARTEHEWRDTHVEVRGPAVDGVAAAFAQNWAECHDELFDDRDRFVPHRPQGDAVVQVVRGSASFGWQDMQTLIRVMLESAEDRFRLATAYFSPDAYFVELLCATARRGVEVEILLPGPHTDKRVCQLAGQHHYEDLTACGVKIYQYQPTMMHAKVITVDGVAALVGSTNFNRRSLDHDEEIMLAVLEQKFTAILDSHFDEDLKAATLIQEGRWKRRSLAQRAREVAVVPIRRFL; this is translated from the coding sequence GTGACCAGTACCCAGGAACGGCCGGAGTTGGCTTCTCCCGACGTCGACCGGTCGACCTCCGCGACGGTCGAGGAACGTACCTCGCGGATACGGCGCCGTTTGGAGCGCCTGATCGGCATCGCGGCGACCGAGGGCAACGCGCTCACGGTCCTGCGCAACGGAGATGAGATCTTTCCGGCGATGCTGGCCGGCATCCGGTCTGCGGAGCACACCGTGGACATGATGACGTTCGTGTACTGGACGGGTGACATAGCCCGCGAGTTCGCGCGGGCACTGGCGGAACGGGCACGTGCGGGCGTGCGGGTGCGACTGCTGCTGGACGGGTTCGGCAGCCGCCTGATCGAGAAGGAACTACTGCGGGAAATGGAGCGGTCCGGCGTACAAGTGGCCTGGTTCCGCAGACCGTTGGCTCTTTCGCCGTTGAAGCAGAATCACCGTTGCCACCGCAAGGTTCTCGTCGTGGACGAGCAGACGGCCTTCACCGGCGGGGTGGGCATCGCGGAGGAGTGGTGCGGCGACGCGCGCACCGAGCACGAGTGGCGCGACACTCATGTCGAGGTCCGCGGGCCGGCCGTGGACGGCGTCGCCGCCGCGTTCGCGCAGAACTGGGCCGAGTGCCACGACGAACTCTTCGACGATCGTGACCGGTTCGTCCCGCACCGACCGCAGGGCGACGCGGTGGTGCAGGTCGTGCGCGGCTCGGCCAGTTTCGGCTGGCAGGACATGCAGACCCTCATCCGGGTGATGCTGGAGTCGGCCGAGGACCGCTTCCGACTGGCCACCGCCTACTTCTCACCGGACGCGTACTTCGTCGAGCTGCTCTGTGCGACCGCCCGCCGGGGCGTCGAGGTGGAGATCCTGCTGCCCGGCCCGCACACGGACAAGCGGGTCTGCCAGTTGGCCGGCCAGCACCACTACGAAGACCTCACCGCCTGCGGCGTGAAGATCTACCAGTACCAGCCGACGATGATGCACGCCAAGGTCATCACCGTGGACGGCGTCGCCGCCCTGGTCGGCTCCACCAACTTCAACCGGCGATCACTCGATCACGACGAGGAGATCATGCTCGCGGTGCTGGAGCAGAAGTTCACCGCCATCCTCGACAGCCACTTCGACGAGGACCTCAAGGCTGCCACGTTGATTCAGGAGGGGCGCTGGAAGCGGCGCTCCTTGGCGCAGCGGGCACGAGAGGTTGCCGTCGTACCCATCCGCCGCTTTCTGTAG